Proteins encoded by one window of Mustela erminea isolate mMusErm1 chromosome 7, mMusErm1.Pri, whole genome shotgun sequence:
- the LOC116595942 gene encoding zinc finger protein 135-like: protein MRHEKICAEKKPWKCNECEKAFSYYSAFVLHQRIHTGEKPYECNECGKAFSQSIHLTLHQRVHTGEKPYECHECGKAFSHRSALIRHHIIHTGEKPYECSECGKAFNQSSYLTQHQRIHTGEKPYECNECGKAFSQSTFLTQHQVIHTGEKPYKCNECGKAFSDRSGLIQHQRTHTGERPYECNECGKAFGYCSALTQHQRTHTGEKPYKCNDCAKAFSDRSALIRHQRTHTGEKPYKCKDCGKAFSQSSSLTKHQKTHTGEKPYKCKECGKAFSQSSSLSQHQKTHAGGKTKEYGKAFSEHSAFGQQKRIHTG from the coding sequence ATGAGGCACGAGAAGATTTGTGCCGAGAAGAAACCTTGGAAGTGTAATGAGTGTGAGAAAGCCTTTAGTTACTACTCAGCTTTTGTCTtgcatcagagaattcacacaggaGAAAAGCCCTATGAATGTAACGAGTGTGGGAAAGCTTTTAGCCAGAGCATACACCTTACTCTGCACCAGAgagttcacactggagagaaaccctacgAATGTCacgaatgtgggaaagccttcagtcaCCGCTCTGCTCTCATTCGCCACCATATCATCcatactggagagaagccctatgagtgcagtgaatgtgggaaggcctttaatCAGAGCTCATACCTCACTCAACATCAGcgaattcatactggagaaaaaccttaCGAGTGTAAcgagtgtgggaaggcctttagcCAGAGCACATTCCTTACCCAGCATCAGGTcattcacactggagagaaaccctataagtgtaatgaatgtgggaaggcctttagtGATCGATCAGGCCTTATTCAGCACCAGAGAACTCATACTGGGGAGAGGCCTTATGAGTGTAatgagtgtgggaaagcctttggCTACTGTTCAGCCCTGACTCAACACCAGAGAACTCACACTGGGGAGAAACCCTATAAATGCAATGATTGTGCCAAAGCCTTCAGCGACCGCTCAGCCCTTATTCGTCATCAGAGAAcacacactggagagaaaccttacaagtGTAAGGactgtggaaaagctttcagccaGAGCTCATCTCTTACAAAGCATCAGAAAACTCACACTGGAGAAAAGCCCTATAAGTGTaaggaatgtggaaaagccttcagcCAGAGTTCATCCCTTTCTCAACATCAGAAAACTCATGCTGGGGGGAAAACCAAAGAATACGGAAAAGCCTTTAGTGAGCATTCAGCCTTTGGCCAGCAaaagagaattcatactggataG